Below is a genomic region from candidate division WOR-3 bacterium.
ATGACCCGGATGTGGCAAGGGACATCGCTGACACCCTGTCAAGGTTAGTGCCGGCAGGTGGAGGTTATCACCATACCGAAGGTAATGCCGATGCCCATATCAAGTCGGTGCTGGTTGGCTGTTTTCAGGCGATACCGGTTGAGAATGGCAGGCTTGCGTTGGGCAGGTGGCAGGGGATTTTCTTCTGCGAGTTTGACGGACCAAGGGAAAGAAGGTGTTTGGTAAAGGTCATTGGCGATAAATAAAAGGAGGAAAAATGCATAAGAAACTTTTCATTCCCGGACCAACCGAGGTGCGGGAGGAGATATTAAAGGCGCAGGCGCAGTGGATGATTGGTCACCGTTCTAAGGAGTTTGGCGAACTGAATCAGCGCTGCATTGAGAAGACGAAACAGGTTCTCAAGACCAACAATTATGTTTTCTGGTGGACCGCATCTGGAACCGGTCTGATGGAGGGCGCGATTAGAAATTGTGTGCGCAAAAGGGTTCTGCATACGGTGAATGGCGCATTTTCTGACCGCTGGTTTAAGATTTCGCAGGCGTGCGGCAAGGAGGCTGAAGCGGTAAGGGTGGAATGGGGTAAGGCGGTGCGGCCGGAGATGGTTGATGCCGAACTGAAAAAGGGCGGTTATGAGGCGGTAACAATCACGCAGAATGAGACCTCAACCGGTGTGCGCGCGCCGATTGAGGAGATTGCCCAGATGGTAAG
It encodes:
- a CDS encoding secondary thiamine-phosphate synthase enzyme YjbQ; this translates as MESFGIKTRSRTELVDITGEVQEIVKRSGVVSGICFVYVPHTTAGVTVNESYDPDVARDIADTLSRLVPAGGGYHHTEGNADAHIKSVLVGCFQAIPVENGRLALGRWQGIFFCEFDGPRERRCLVKVIGDK